The Chanodichthys erythropterus isolate Z2021 chromosome 14, ASM2448905v1, whole genome shotgun sequence genome window below encodes:
- the scel gene encoding sciellin gives MSFTGKSFSKVQTGTASSTSSTKAVEESKKKASLLKDNSWIRSNVNEDKQIESDTNYGKTVLGHYKSTENLVSPQDKTSKTESKTTTVTTSPGSSVQALSKRFGGSQNKLIATGTTGTVKKTVKPEPRTSTTTTKIKDGAKITDTTVTTTKQDVVKSSTKSGTITDKDLADINTKSSGDYKTEVITVKSTKDTVDGPTSPVKTTTSIKTYTKEDVSPTKTTSYSVRSTKSTEDQLFDTLIPTPIKSSDTKHESSDYKTEVVTVKSSKEIIDVPSSPLKTTTSIKTYTKEDVSPTKTTSYSTKSDYKTEVVTVKSSKEIIDVPSSPLKTTTSIKTYTKEDVSPTKTTSYSTKSDYKTEVVTVKSSKEIIDVPSSPLKTTTSIKTYTKEDVSPTKTTSYSTKSDYKTEVVTVKSSKEIIDVPSSPLKTTTSIKTYTKEDVSPTKTTSYSTKSDYKTEVVTVKSSKEIIDVPSSPLKTTTSIKTYTKEDVSPTKTSSYSTKSDYKTEVVTVKSSKEIIDVPTSPVKTTTSIKTYTEEDVSPTKTTSYSLRSTKSTEDQLYDTLLPTSITSSYTKHDGSHEDVSVSKTIRTVYSTNDRNEWSTVTSPSYTRTSYTESRPVDYLSDSLTSKTTTTVYTTPERTVSAKDICTYCHKNMYTDEKIVLDDMNINCHARCFKCGVCNSSLGHLKAGDSLWVYRREIHCESCFGVTRGKWIS, from the exons ATGTCTTTCACTGGAAAATCATTCAGTAAAGTCCAAACAG GTACGGCTTCAAGCACTAGTTCCACGAAAGCAGTGGAAGAAAGCAAAAAGAAAGCATCCCTGCTGAAGGACAATAGCTGGATCAGGTCAAATGTGAATGAGGACAAGCAAATAGA AAGCGACACAAACTATGGCAAAACTGTTTTGGGCCATTACAAGTCCACTGAAAACCTTGTCAG CCCTCAAGATAAAACCAGCAAAACCGAGAGCAAAACCACCACTGTCACCACTTCACCAGGTTCCTCTGTCCAAGCTCTCTCTAAAAG ATTTGGTGGCAGCCAGAACAAGCTGATTGCAACCGG AACCACAGGAACTGTGAAAAAAACTGTGAAACCAGAGCCCAGGACAAG CACTACTACAACAAAAATCAAAGATGGTGCAAAGATAACCGACACAACTGTGACCACTACCAA GCAGGATGTGGTCAAATCATCTACCAAGTCTGGAACAATCACCGATAAAGACCTGGCAGATATAAATACCAAGAGTTCGGG TGACTACAAAACTGAGGTCATTACTGTGAAGTCAACAAAGGACACTGTTGATGG ACCAACTTCACCTGTCAAGACCACCACAAG CATCAAAACCTACACCAAGGAGGATGTTTCACCAACTAAAACAACATCATATTCTGTCCGATCAACAAAGAG CACTGAGGATCAATTGTTTGATACTCTCATACCGACGCCAATCAAGTCATCAGACACAAAACATGAGAGCAG TGACTACAAGACTGAGGTGGTTACTGTGAAGTCATCAAAGGAAATCATTGATGT ACCATCTTCACCTCTCAAGACAACCACAAG CATTAAAACCTACACCAAGGAGGATGTTTCACCAACTAAAACAACATCCTACTCCACAAAGAG TGACTACAAGACTGAGGTGGTTACTGTGAAGTCATCAAAGGAAATCATTGATGT aCCATCTTCACCTCTCAAGACCACCACAAG CATTAAAACCTACACCAAGGAGGATGTTTCACCAACTAAAACAACATCCTACTCCACAAAGAG TGACTACAAGACTGAGGTGGTTACTGTGAAGTCATCAAAGGAAATCATTGATGT aCCATCTTCACCTCTCAAGACCACCACAAG CATTAAAACCTACACCAAGGAGGATGTTTCACCAACTAAAACAACATCCTACTCCACAAAGAG TGACTACAAGACTGAGGTGGTTACTGTGAAGTCATCAAAGGAAATCATTGATGT aCCATCTTCACCTCTCAAGACCACCACAAG CATTAAAACCTACACCAAGGAGGATGTTTCACCAACTAAAACAACATCCTACTCCACAAAGAG TGACTACAAGACTGAGGTGGTTACTGTGAAGTCATCAAAGGAAATCATTGATGT GCCATCTTCACCTCTCAAGACCACCACAAG CATTAAAACCTACACCAAGGAGGATGTTTCACCAACTAAAACATCGTCCTACTCCACAAAGAG TGACTACAAGACTGAGGTGGTTACCGTGAAGTCATCAAAGGAAATCATTGATGT ACCAACTTCACCTGTCAAGACCACCACAAG CATCAAAACCTACACCGAGGAGGATGTTTCACCAACTAAAACAACATCATATTCTCTCCGATCCACAAAGAG CACTGAGGATCAACTGTATGATACTCTCTTGCCAACATCAATCACGTCaagctacacaaaacatgacgGCAG TCACGAGGATGTATCGGTCTCCAAAACCATCAGAACTGTGTATTCAACAAATGACAG AAATGAGTGGAGTACTGTCACAAGTCCTTCTTACACCAGAACATCATACACAGAGAGCAG GCCTGTTGATTACCTGTCGGACTCCCTCACATCAAAAACTACTACAACTGTGTACACAACACCAGAAAG GACGGTGAGTGCAAAGGATATTTGCACATACTGCCATAAAAACATGTACACCGATGAAAAGATTGTCCTGGATGACATGAATATAAACTGTCATGCACGTTGTTTCAAG TGTGGGGTGTGTAATTCATCTCTGGGACACCTGAAAGCCGGTGACAGCTTATGGGTGTACCGTCGAGAAATTCACTGTGAGAGCTGCTTTGGTGTCACTAGGG gcAAATGGATCAGCTGA
- the slain1a gene encoding SLAIN motif-containing protein 1a: MSYKIQDMTDVEVMARLQEENKLRRSMPNLIRAPSIPSVIGVPNVSAPTGHIATSSSSLSLLRNSQSFDSHNVLTKIQSAIPPPGQLQQRVQSVGNFSVTTRPPLKATAYVSPTIQSSTTMPSSVSLNCLSSSSIPLPSKPSTPSSRSALPRPASFVGTSGATRSKIAQPVRSLLTPPKSVSALSALRDGSWRDGCY; encoded by the exons ATGAGCTATAAGATTCAGGACATGACTGATGTGGAGGTCATGGCCCGACTGCAGGAGGAGA ataaGCTACGGAGAAGCATGCCAAACCTAATTCGGGCCCCTAGCATTCCCAGTGTCATTGGTGTGCCTAATGTTTCTGCTCCTACTGGTCACATCGCTACATCATCCTCATCTTTGTCGTTACTCCGAAACAGTCAGAGTTTTGATTCCCACAATGTTCTGACCAAGATACAGTCTGCAA TTCCCCCTCCTGGCCAGTTACAGCAGCGGGTCCAGAGTGTGGGCAACTTCTCCGTGACAACACGGCCACCTCTGAAAGCCACAGCGTATGTGAGCCCTACGATACAGAGTTCTACCACAATGCCTTCCTCTGTTAGTCTCAACTGTCTCTCCAGCAGCAGTATCCCCCTCCCCAGCAAACCCAGCACCCCCTCCAGTCGCAGCGCTCTACCTCGACCTGCTTCCTTTGTTGGGACAAGTGGGGCCACACGGAGTAAAATTGCCCAGCCTGTACGCAG TTTACTGACCCCGCCGAAGAGTGTATCTGCTCTGAGCGCCCTGCGTGACGGGAGTTGGAGGGACGGCTGCTATTAA